The sequence below is a genomic window from Nicotiana tomentosiformis chromosome 6, ASM39032v3, whole genome shotgun sequence.
TCTTCTTGCAGTTCCATTGCAGTGTTTTTTGATTAGTCAAATCATTGTCAATGGGCAGAAAAGGGGGATAGAAAGTTgttgttttttcctttttaggGGGAGGGAGGGTTTGCTGACATGGACGTTCCCTTATTCATCGTTTGTGTACTTATCTTTCTGATGTCTCTTCAGGGAATGGCTTCTTCTGGGGACTCGTGGATCAGGGAATATAATGAAGCAGTAAAACTCACAGATGACATCGGTAACATGATATCTGAAAGAAGTTCATTGCCCGCAACAGGCCCAGAAGCACAGCGTCATTCATCTTCAATAAGGAGGAAGATCACAATATTAGGAACTAGGCTTGATAGCTTACAGTCTATTGACTCTAACCTTCCTGGAAAGCAACGCTTGTGAGTTTTCTTAATCTGAGTCTTCTATTGCATAATGTTGTTTGAATGTATCAAATTCTTGTAGTTTGGCAACCTGTTCATATGACTCTCTTCTCGTGCTGTTAGCAAACTTTGTATCTGTTCCTAAAACAGCTAGTGGATAATTGTATTTGACGTGCATTGGGTATATCTTTATTTCATGATGGTGAATACTTATATTAGTTAAAATGTGTTTCTGGTCGTATTTTCTTTTGAAATCATCTTTTGGCTTCATATCCAGGGCAAGCCATACCTAATCCACTTTAAAATTGGGCAATCAAATTTTCCAtgtgaaaaaagaaaatattgggCTATCAAATATTTCCTTGGTTACTTTTTTACACTTAAAAATGAAGCGAGTAAAACTTGATCTAATACAGCAAATTGGCCTAACTTATCATGAGCTATGCATACTCAATCTGCAACTACTGAATTCCGCAAAGTCAAAAAATTTCTTCCTTTCCCTTGAAAATGTAAAGCACCATAACACATGCAATTTGGAAGATGGAGGGTGTACTAGGGAAATGGATAGCAAATACAAGTCATCCCTTGTTTTATCCATAAGTTGTTGGTGAATTGTCCACATGGAGGATTATAGAAGAGAAAGTATTTCCATAACCCGAGGCTTTCTTCTGTAGTCACTGTTAACGATGTCCCGAGTCTTAGTTGTGTTAGTTTGCAGAACTTTTACTTTTGTACTTTGGAAATAGTATCCTTTCAAATCTTGAGGGGGAGGGGGCAAGCTTTACAGGAATTTGTAGCAGTTGTCTATCCATATGTCTCTTTGAACAAGTTGGCCTAATCAGTGTCGTCAAAGGCGAAAAGCATTAAAAAGCGTTCCAAGTCTATCAGGGCTTTAAGCGCAAAACGCAATTAAAGTGTGGGTTAATAAAGGCGCAGTGaagaaaaaaatactaaaaatatatATGTAATGCAAGAAAAAAGTGACAATTTCATTCATAATGATTTCGGAAACAATTAATATATCTTTTTGCCAATCATGGTAATTGTTTTGTACCGCTTTATTCAAGGTAGAACTTATAGGCAATGAGGTGCACGCCTTAGTGCCTTGCTTACACTGAAGCGCAGCCTAAGTGAGGCGAAGCGCATTTCCTGAGCTTTTTTGAGCTTAGGGTTTAAGCGTGCCTCAAATGAGCTTTTGACAACAGTGGGCCTAATAGCCATTACTATTTATATGTCGCTTCTGTATAGATTTGTTAAGCCTTCTTCGTCTTTGTGTGCAGGACAGAGAAAGAGATGAATCGTCGGAAGGATATGCTTGCAAATTTAAAATCAAAAGCAACCCAAATGGCCTCCACATTGAATATGTCGAACTTTGCCAATAGGGACAGCTTGCTTGGACCAGAAACAAAGGCAGCAGATGCTATGAGCAGAACTACAGGCCTTGATAATTATAGTGTTGTTGGTCTTCAAAGGCAAATTATGAAGGGCAAGTTGTTATATACTTTGAAAACTTCTCTTGCTATTggcttttctttttcatttatatGTTATTTGTTGGCTTTACTATTGATGCAGAACAAGATGAGGGGCTTGAGAAATTAGAGGAGACTGTGATAAGCACCAAACATATAGCATTGGCTGTTAATGAGGAGCTCGGCTTGCAAACAAGACTCATTGTATGAGTTATATTTTGCTGCTTCCTACTGAACTACCTCTACAGCCTATTTTCCCTGTGAAATATGGCTTTTCTACTATTGAAGTTGGATATTGACTTCATCGTTCTTT
It includes:
- the LOC104116496 gene encoding syntaxin-51-like isoform X1; this encodes MLMVRGTGSVVDLELQGMASSGDSWIREYNEAVKLTDDIGNMISERSSLPATGPEAQRHSSSIRRKITILGTRLDSLQSIDSNLPGKQRLTEKEMNRRKDMLANLKSKATQMASTLNMSNFANRDSLLGPETKAADAMSRTTGLDNYSVVGLQRQIMKEQDEGLEKLEETVISTKHIALAVNEELGLQTRLIDDLDEHVDVTDSRLQRVGRKLAILNKRSKGGCSCMCMLLSVIGIVLLVAVIYMLIKYL
- the LOC104116496 gene encoding syntaxin-51-like isoform X2 → MASSGDSWIREYNEAVKLTDDIGNMISERSSLPATGPEAQRHSSSIRRKITILGTRLDSLQSIDSNLPGKQRLTEKEMNRRKDMLANLKSKATQMASTLNMSNFANRDSLLGPETKAADAMSRTTGLDNYSVVGLQRQIMKEQDEGLEKLEETVISTKHIALAVNEELGLQTRLIDDLDEHVDVTDSRLQRVGRKLAILNKRSKGGCSCMCMLLSVIGIVLLVAVIYMLIKYL